One Thermofilum pendens Hrk 5 DNA segment encodes these proteins:
- a CDS encoding PD-(D/E)XK nuclease family protein — MQALKAELLRLLREDEEFRLAVAGLLGLDTVLGELKKLREDFNKLVELENRRWEENSKRWEENWRMWEENSKRWEENNKRWEENNRKWEEAYKRFEAIEAELKGLREDFNRGFDELRRRIDALGARWGIASESAFREGMRGVIERILGAGKVERWMYYDREGEVYGHPAMVEVDVAVKDGEHILIEVKSSVSRGDVAVFRRIGELYEKVNRVKPRLIMVSPYVDPRALEDARILGVEIYT; from the coding sequence GTGCAAGCTCTTAAAGCCGAGCTCCTGCGCCTACTCAGGGAGGACGAGGAGTTTAGGCTCGCCGTAGCCGGCCTCCTGGGCCTCGACACAGTACTGGGCGAGCTGAAGAAGCTGAGGGAGGACTTCAACAAGCTCGTCGAGCTCGAGAACAGAAGGTGGGAAGAGAACAGCAAAAGGTGGGAAGAAAACTGGAGAATGTGGGAGGAGAATAGCAAGAGGTGGGAAGAGAACAATAAGAGATGGGAGGAGAACAACAGGAAGTGGGAGGAGGCGTACAAGAGGTTCGAGGCGATCGAGGCAGAGCTCAAGGGGCTGAGAGAGGACTTCAACAGAGGCTTCGACGAGCTCAGGAGGAGGATAGACGCGCTCGGCGCTAGATGGGGTATAGCGTCGGAGTCCGCCTTCAGAGAGGGCATGAGGGGGGTTATTGAGAGGATCCTCGGCGCCGGGAAGGTTGAAAGGTGGATGTACTACGATAGGGAAGGCGAGGTCTACGGGCACCCGGCAATGGTCGAGGTAGACGTCGCCGTGAAAGACGGCGAGCACATACTGATCGAGGTAAAGTCGAGCGTTTCAAGAGGAGACGTAGCGGTTTTCCGGAGGATCGGAGAGTTATACGAGAAGGTGAACAGAGTCAAGCCGAGGTTGATCATGGTATCGCCCTACGTCGACCCTAGGGCGCTCGAAGACGCGAGAATCCTAGGGGTAGAGATATACACGTAG
- the cas6 gene encoding CRISPR system precrRNA processing endoribonuclease RAMP protein Cas6 — MYVFTARLEIVPLRDALLPPFTSKVTRTAFAALWGLDPETMGRRASFSVLFRGDRPLYKLAGEEAPLLAREGEVLRARVSMLWDGAPGLPRQEAVFVFGAAEMRARVAEVEVFEASALREDVPEKFALRFLTPTLVPVPGRGSLLKAGGPRRRYRLVPDLPLALAHLAYDAAMRGVRLAKATPGRIHAWALRALAELDYDARPVTALYTVRDGKPATERGFVGFVAYELLDTKSEYAEDFRRLMAFALRFGIGRSRSIGFGHVEMSPLGPPRRLRAAPRKPGGHARAQG, encoded by the coding sequence GTGTACGTCTTTACCGCCCGCTTGGAGATCGTGCCTTTGAGGGACGCCCTGCTACCCCCGTTTACGAGCAAGGTGACGAGGACAGCCTTCGCGGCTCTCTGGGGGCTAGATCCGGAGACCATGGGTAGGAGGGCCTCCTTCTCCGTGCTCTTCAGGGGGGATAGGCCGCTGTACAAGCTCGCCGGGGAGGAGGCGCCGCTGCTCGCGAGGGAGGGGGAGGTCCTGAGGGCGAGGGTCTCGATGCTCTGGGACGGCGCCCCCGGGTTGCCGAGGCAGGAGGCTGTCTTCGTGTTCGGGGCGGCGGAGATGAGGGCTAGGGTAGCCGAGGTCGAGGTCTTCGAGGCTTCGGCGCTGAGGGAGGATGTCCCCGAGAAGTTCGCCCTGCGCTTCCTGACCCCAACCCTCGTGCCCGTCCCCGGCAGGGGGTCGCTGCTCAAAGCCGGGGGTCCGAGGAGGAGGTACAGGCTCGTCCCGGACCTCCCGCTCGCACTGGCGCACCTAGCCTACGACGCGGCGATGAGAGGCGTCAGGCTGGCGAAGGCTACTCCGGGCAGGATACACGCGTGGGCCCTCAGGGCGCTGGCCGAGCTCGACTACGACGCTAGGCCCGTCACCGCGCTCTACACCGTCAGGGACGGGAAGCCCGCGACCGAGAGGGGCTTCGTGGGCTTCGTCGCCTACGAGCTACTAGACACGAAGTCCGAGTACGCGGAGGACTTCAGGAGGCTGATGGCCTTCGCGCTCCGCTTCGGCATAGGGAGGTCGAGGAGCATAGGCTTCGGCCACGTCGAGATGTCACCGCTAGGCCCCCCGAGGCGCCTGCGCGCCGCGCCCCGGAAGCCCGGGGGACACGCAAGGGCGCAGGGCTAG
- a CDS encoding DEAD/DEAH box helicase, which produces MSGVVSKLRAYASFLAWLAGVYSEPWLSALALRLRKLSITARLRLTATLRGAEYPFSALHPAVRKAIRGRERELREPTPIQVLGIPRILRGENVLLVAPTGSGKTECAFLPVLHFLAAEREAGRLEPGVYVLYITPLRALCSDVARRLRSYVRSALGDGYLVGVWHADIKKNEKTKLAEKPPLVLVTTPESLEAILDTKHRFRKHLAKLRWVIVDEVHELAESKRGLHLLVLLERLKATFGIPRLQRILISATVGDPRRIARLFGGSDGKVRVVRDPGLRRIDAEVVLRRGRSAEELVDALEELMGKGSGYLVFVNTRSEAEELHAELEKRGLGDILVHHGSMGASKRREAERKFKDREVKAVVCTRTLELGIDVGSVERVFQVGSPSLPAYFAQRVGRASHRPGEPARGTLVCLDMNDLVESAAILSMLGRGSFGARRGPPPAMDLALRQALALVLQHGDKAGAQAVAELLGSLLSHVPASWGLGAREALRVLEERGLVEEREVVDVYGERARVLRLGGRFPEAWRKIGAFFTMIPERSELEVRHGRERVGVVDVVNLRLMKRGVVIRLGGKCWRVKELRGRFVIVEPEASDRFAIPVWRGGYVLAPQSVGLEVYRFLSKAARLHRRGTSLGEWRSGGVAFRLDEEARRGLAVLAEELSARGVPMPGPRRMVVDRVKASALGALDRFLGVSPEPRATTTVLLYPFGDYIANTLAALLWSSGSVSKVIPRSYGILVRHEASFDPLEYLLGAGRREVEEAVKSSPYVYVVAFELRRSFGYSRISEKTLEEDKLLREECVRQAKHRFYDVEGALRLLDWVRHGCISVSERLVERVGDLHPVSRYLFEAERPPAPAA; this is translated from the coding sequence TTGAGCGGGGTTGTCTCGAAGCTACGCGCCTACGCCTCCTTCCTCGCGTGGCTCGCCGGCGTCTACTCGGAGCCGTGGCTGTCCGCCTTGGCGCTACGCTTGCGCAAGCTCTCGATCACCGCTAGGCTGAGGCTCACGGCTACCCTGAGGGGGGCCGAGTACCCCTTCTCCGCTCTGCACCCCGCGGTGAGGAAGGCGATCCGTGGGAGAGAGCGCGAGCTTAGGGAGCCGACGCCGATCCAGGTCCTCGGGATACCCAGGATACTCAGGGGGGAGAACGTCCTCCTAGTGGCGCCGACGGGCTCCGGGAAGACTGAGTGCGCCTTCCTGCCCGTTCTACACTTCCTGGCCGCCGAGAGGGAGGCTGGGAGGCTGGAGCCAGGGGTTTACGTGCTTTACATCACCCCCCTGAGGGCGCTCTGTAGCGACGTCGCGAGGAGGCTTAGATCCTACGTCCGCTCGGCCCTCGGCGACGGCTACCTCGTGGGCGTGTGGCATGCCGACATCAAGAAGAACGAGAAGACGAAGCTCGCCGAGAAGCCCCCGCTCGTCCTCGTTACCACCCCGGAGTCCCTGGAGGCAATCCTCGACACCAAGCACAGGTTCCGCAAGCACCTCGCGAAGCTGAGGTGGGTCATAGTGGACGAGGTCCACGAGCTCGCAGAGTCGAAGAGGGGGTTGCACCTCCTCGTCCTCCTCGAGAGGCTGAAGGCGACCTTCGGGATCCCGAGGCTCCAGAGGATACTCATCTCCGCGACAGTCGGCGACCCCCGCAGGATAGCGCGGCTCTTCGGCGGGTCGGACGGGAAGGTCCGGGTCGTGCGGGATCCCGGGCTCAGGAGGATTGACGCGGAGGTCGTGCTACGCCGCGGTAGGAGCGCTGAGGAGCTCGTAGACGCGCTCGAAGAGCTAATGGGGAAGGGTAGCGGGTACCTCGTATTCGTCAACACGAGGTCCGAGGCGGAGGAACTCCACGCGGAGCTCGAGAAGAGGGGGCTGGGCGATATACTCGTGCACCACGGCTCGATGGGCGCGTCGAAGAGGAGGGAGGCTGAGAGGAAGTTCAAGGACCGCGAGGTGAAAGCCGTCGTGTGCACTAGGACCCTCGAGCTAGGGATAGACGTGGGGTCCGTTGAAAGGGTCTTCCAGGTCGGGTCCCCGTCCCTGCCGGCGTACTTTGCGCAACGCGTCGGGAGGGCTTCGCACAGGCCCGGCGAGCCCGCTAGGGGGACTCTCGTGTGCCTCGACATGAACGACCTCGTGGAGTCCGCGGCCATACTGTCCATGCTCGGCAGGGGCTCGTTCGGAGCGAGAAGAGGGCCTCCGCCGGCAATGGACCTAGCCCTGCGCCAGGCCCTAGCCCTGGTACTACAGCACGGGGACAAGGCGGGCGCTCAGGCTGTCGCAGAGCTCCTGGGCTCGCTCCTCTCGCACGTACCCGCGTCCTGGGGCCTCGGCGCTAGAGAGGCGTTGAGGGTGCTGGAGGAGAGGGGCCTCGTCGAGGAGAGAGAAGTCGTGGACGTCTACGGCGAGAGGGCGAGGGTGCTCAGGCTCGGGGGGCGCTTCCCCGAGGCGTGGCGTAAGATCGGCGCGTTCTTCACGATGATCCCCGAGAGGAGCGAGCTGGAGGTGAGGCACGGGCGGGAGAGGGTGGGCGTCGTGGACGTAGTCAACCTGAGGCTGATGAAGAGGGGCGTTGTCATCAGGCTGGGGGGTAAGTGCTGGAGGGTGAAGGAGCTGAGGGGGCGCTTTGTGATCGTAGAGCCCGAGGCCTCTGACCGCTTCGCCATCCCCGTGTGGAGGGGCGGCTACGTGCTGGCACCTCAGAGCGTGGGGCTAGAGGTGTACCGCTTCCTCTCGAAGGCCGCGAGGCTTCACAGGAGAGGCACCTCACTCGGCGAGTGGAGATCCGGCGGAGTGGCGTTCAGGCTCGACGAGGAGGCTAGGAGGGGCCTCGCCGTGCTCGCAGAGGAGCTCTCGGCGCGCGGCGTGCCCATGCCCGGCCCCCGCAGGATGGTCGTTGACAGAGTTAAGGCCAGCGCTCTAGGCGCGCTGGACAGGTTCCTGGGCGTATCCCCAGAGCCTCGCGCCACGACGACTGTTCTCCTCTACCCCTTCGGCGACTACATCGCGAACACCCTGGCGGCGTTGCTCTGGAGTAGCGGGAGTGTGAGCAAGGTGATCCCGAGGAGCTACGGCATCCTGGTCCGCCACGAGGCCAGCTTCGACCCGTTGGAGTACCTCCTGGGCGCGGGCCGAAGGGAAGTCGAGGAGGCCGTGAAGAGCTCGCCCTACGTCTACGTGGTAGCGTTCGAGCTCAGGAGGAGCTTCGGGTACTCCCGCATAAGCGAGAAGACCCTAGAGGAAGACAAGCTCCTGCGCGAAGAGTGCGTGAGGCAGGCGAAGCACAGGTTCTACGACGTGGAGGGGGCGCTCAGGCTACTCGACTGGGTTAGGCATGGGTGTATCTCTGTCTCCGAGAGGCTTGTCGAGAGAGTAGGGGACCTGCACCCCGTCTCGCGCTACCTCTTCGAAGCGGAAAGGCCTCCCGCGCCCGCCGCCTAG
- the cas5a gene encoding type I-A CRISPR-associated protein Cas5a: MAELILARLKLPFFSVKSPEAFQVMSALPLPQPSTLLGALAYGVGVASGRGTRAYEEVVELARKGRLMAARAAAPPGASLPLVFSSVVLRRFRVADKAHEAKGKGERKPIELLREAVGSGDYAEAKRIIEVELSDALYREYVVGFEILAAWVAEEGAVDPRAAWSVHRLGDTESLCTVVDVSVERCPVARKKVVRTLFPAPAVDGMLVRSGGAVFAKMSDELRELRTFAVPGFRGFERAGRAKVPVFRPGYAEIEYPGEVAVCESSLGDIVLRG, from the coding sequence GTGGCTGAGCTGATCCTCGCCAGGCTTAAACTACCTTTTTTCTCCGTTAAATCCCCGGAGGCCTTCCAGGTCATGTCGGCGCTCCCGCTCCCCCAGCCCTCCACGCTTCTAGGCGCCCTAGCCTACGGCGTCGGCGTCGCGAGCGGGCGCGGTACGAGGGCCTACGAGGAGGTAGTGGAGCTGGCGAGGAAAGGCAGGCTGATGGCGGCCAGGGCGGCGGCCCCGCCGGGCGCCTCGCTACCCCTGGTCTTCTCCTCCGTCGTCCTGAGGAGGTTCAGGGTGGCCGATAAGGCGCACGAGGCCAAGGGGAAGGGCGAGAGGAAGCCCATAGAGCTCCTCCGCGAGGCCGTGGGCTCCGGCGACTACGCGGAGGCGAAGAGGATAATCGAGGTGGAGCTGTCGGACGCGCTGTACAGGGAGTACGTCGTCGGCTTCGAAATCCTGGCGGCGTGGGTCGCGGAGGAGGGCGCCGTGGACCCCAGGGCGGCGTGGAGCGTGCACAGACTCGGCGACACCGAGTCCCTCTGCACGGTGGTGGACGTGTCCGTCGAGAGGTGCCCGGTCGCGAGGAAGAAGGTCGTCAGGACCCTGTTCCCGGCCCCCGCAGTCGACGGGATGCTGGTCAGGAGCGGCGGGGCTGTCTTCGCGAAGATGAGCGACGAGCTCAGGGAGCTGAGGACGTTCGCGGTCCCGGGGTTCAGGGGCTTCGAGCGCGCTGGACGCGCGAAGGTCCCCGTGTTCAGGCCCGGCTACGCGGAGATAGAGTACCCCGGGGAGGTCGCGGTCTGCGAGTCGAGCCTCGGGGACATCGTGCTGAGGGGGTGA
- the csa3 gene encoding CRISPR-associated CARF protein Csa3, with protein MIDALVLTLGFEPGPLISAVASAASEGLAEGARVVVLTAGFPDERAERAWLEFQRVVGMMGLARRPGFSVEKREVPLDDFVAAVINVKSLFRGLEDKRVRISITGGMRALGIAVLTAYLLTRWRVDPEVEVYLEGQGRALRLPRLSRVLGVGVPEAWLEVLSALEKSGPLGASDLGGLLGKDRSTVFRYLKRMEEAGLVRQVDGGYVATDLGRLLL; from the coding sequence GTGATCGATGCACTGGTGTTGACGCTGGGCTTCGAGCCGGGGCCCCTGATAAGCGCTGTTGCCTCGGCGGCGTCGGAGGGGCTGGCGGAGGGCGCTAGGGTGGTGGTGCTGACCGCTGGCTTCCCGGACGAGAGGGCTGAGCGCGCGTGGCTGGAGTTCCAGCGCGTAGTCGGCATGATGGGCTTGGCGAGGAGGCCGGGCTTCTCCGTGGAGAAGAGGGAGGTCCCGCTCGACGACTTCGTTGCAGCAGTTATCAACGTGAAGTCCTTGTTCAGGGGGCTCGAGGACAAAAGGGTGAGGATCTCGATTACGGGCGGCATGAGGGCGCTGGGCATCGCGGTTCTGACGGCCTACTTGCTCACCAGGTGGAGGGTTGACCCCGAGGTCGAGGTGTACCTGGAGGGGCAGGGGAGGGCCTTGCGGTTGCCGCGCCTCTCGAGGGTGCTGGGGGTAGGCGTCCCCGAGGCCTGGCTCGAGGTGCTCTCAGCCCTGGAGAAGAGCGGCCCCTTAGGCGCAAGCGACCTCGGCGGGTTGCTGGGCAAGGATAGGAGCACCGTGTTCAGGTACCTGAAGAGGATGGAGGAAGCGGGGCTCGTGAGGCAAGTCGATGGCGGCTACGTCGCGACGGACCTCGGAAGGCTCCTCCTGTGA
- a CDS encoding HD domain-containing protein, with protein sequence MEVPECVALARRLGLPEGARPCPGCRGPPLPSYFREGRGLGCWVAHTALSAVEAADLAEELDPLLRRLGLRGSVLDAALLHDVGKLTEEYVERAYHYHNFASAVVAEDVLARMGVGEDRFVVASAVLLHHEARHWEELLREPLPGHVIETLRGGPFRLHRSARAALEALSGLLERAGLGSEVPRLVGEKEVYEVKREVKVKIARVAVPERVLPLYWVLYEADNRAASAREGRYWLWSLGEAGRRDPLRLAGEALGQGLLAGLTAVSVPLRRARGVMG encoded by the coding sequence GTGGAGGTCCCGGAGTGCGTAGCGCTGGCCAGGAGGCTCGGCCTACCGGAGGGCGCTAGGCCGTGCCCCGGTTGCCGGGGGCCCCCGCTCCCCTCCTACTTCCGCGAGGGTAGGGGGCTGGGCTGCTGGGTCGCCCACACCGCGCTCAGCGCGGTCGAGGCCGCGGATCTCGCTGAGGAGCTGGACCCTCTCCTGCGCAGGCTGGGCCTGCGGGGCTCGGTGCTAGACGCCGCGTTGCTACACGACGTAGGGAAGCTCACCGAGGAGTACGTGGAGCGGGCCTACCACTACCACAACTTCGCCTCCGCGGTGGTAGCCGAGGACGTGCTGGCCCGCATGGGTGTAGGCGAGGACAGGTTCGTCGTGGCGAGCGCAGTGCTCCTTCACCACGAGGCTAGGCACTGGGAGGAGCTCCTCAGGGAGCCTCTCCCCGGCCACGTGATCGAGACGCTCAGAGGAGGGCCCTTCAGGCTACACAGGAGCGCGCGTGCGGCCCTGGAGGCCCTCTCCGGCCTATTGGAGCGCGCCGGGCTGGGGTCCGAGGTTCCCCGGCTGGTCGGCGAGAAGGAGGTCTACGAGGTTAAGCGCGAGGTCAAGGTGAAAATCGCGCGGGTCGCGGTGCCGGAGAGGGTGCTACCCCTCTACTGGGTTCTCTACGAGGCTGACAACAGGGCGGCGAGCGCGAGGGAGGGGCGCTACTGGCTCTGGTCGCTGGGCGAGGCGGGCCGCCGAGACCCCCTCCGGCTCGCCGGGGAGGCCCTCGGGCAAGGGTTGCTCGCGGGCTTAACTGCCGTGAGCGTACCGCTCAGGCGCGCGCGGGGGGTGATGGGTTGA
- the cas3 gene encoding CRISPR-associated helicase Cas3': MSLQEYWGVVERVVSSRNRRPVRYSYFEDVWRAVDEGHRLVVVRAPTGCGKTEAATAPFISDAAKGSRRWVSLVYALPTRSLASAMLRRLSRSLAAAGAEWTTATLSYGGLWEARPYLEGDVAVTTYDTLLHQFYGVVSPGYHLLLPAAKVSGSLVVLDETHLLQDAHWYAPSLLPAHVASLVSLGAQVLVVGATVPEVLLEELRREYRLVSRGEEPAVVDAADEPARGRLDVELRGGGMPVEGLCSLLEGAPRPALVVVNKVEKAVEAYRALRSCLGGSVALLHSRLRGGVRARVEGLFEGDGAPGDLVLVATQVVEAGLDLDVRFLVTEVSPVDSLIQRLGRCARRSDGHAVVFLDEEAARNVYPRELVERTLGVVDAQSLAESVRRLSVARELVDGVYAAEVVERLRKGWERALSEVKGWALRFPRSLLHKEAHREPGPLLRLGYEVACYLPGSAGEYEALLGGGETAVSLERLRDYTVRLSVEGRGEAPAAVVHEVGGREVVVALEYKRVDGGLALRGRRMEPRAFPRAVESGELFLLNPAFYLSEGGDELGVVRPWRSRSA, from the coding sequence GTGAGCTTGCAGGAGTACTGGGGGGTAGTGGAGAGGGTCGTCTCGTCGAGGAACAGGAGACCGGTGCGCTACTCGTACTTCGAGGACGTCTGGAGGGCCGTAGACGAGGGGCACAGGCTGGTCGTCGTAAGGGCACCCACTGGTTGCGGCAAGACGGAAGCGGCCACCGCGCCGTTCATCAGCGACGCGGCTAAAGGCTCGAGGCGCTGGGTCTCGCTCGTCTACGCGCTACCCACCCGCTCCCTCGCCTCGGCGATGCTGAGGAGACTGTCCCGCTCGCTGGCCGCGGCGGGGGCGGAGTGGACCACCGCGACGCTGAGCTACGGGGGCCTCTGGGAGGCCAGGCCGTACCTCGAGGGGGACGTGGCAGTCACGACGTACGACACGCTCCTCCACCAGTTCTACGGCGTCGTCTCCCCGGGATACCACCTCCTCCTGCCCGCGGCGAAAGTCTCTGGCTCGCTCGTGGTCCTCGACGAGACCCACCTGCTCCAGGACGCCCACTGGTACGCCCCGAGCCTTCTCCCGGCCCACGTCGCGTCCCTCGTATCCCTGGGGGCCCAGGTGCTCGTGGTGGGGGCCACGGTGCCGGAGGTCCTGCTCGAGGAGCTACGGAGGGAGTACAGGCTTGTGAGCCGCGGGGAGGAGCCGGCAGTGGTAGACGCGGCGGACGAGCCGGCGAGGGGCAGGCTGGACGTCGAGCTCAGGGGCGGCGGGATGCCCGTGGAGGGGCTGTGCAGCCTCCTCGAGGGCGCCCCGAGGCCCGCGCTCGTCGTGGTGAACAAGGTCGAGAAGGCCGTCGAGGCCTACAGGGCGCTCCGCTCCTGCCTCGGGGGGAGCGTTGCGCTACTGCACTCGAGGCTGAGGGGCGGCGTCAGGGCGCGCGTTGAGGGGCTGTTCGAGGGGGACGGCGCCCCCGGGGACCTAGTCCTGGTCGCAACCCAGGTCGTGGAGGCGGGGCTGGACCTCGACGTGCGCTTCCTCGTGACCGAGGTCTCGCCTGTCGACTCGCTGATACAGAGGCTGGGCAGGTGCGCGCGGAGGAGCGACGGCCACGCCGTCGTCTTCCTGGACGAGGAGGCGGCGCGGAACGTCTACCCGAGGGAGCTCGTCGAGAGAACGCTGGGGGTCGTCGACGCCCAGTCGCTGGCGGAGAGCGTTAGGAGGCTAAGCGTTGCCCGCGAGCTCGTAGACGGGGTGTACGCGGCGGAGGTCGTCGAGAGGCTTAGGAAGGGGTGGGAGCGCGCCCTGAGCGAGGTGAAGGGCTGGGCCTTGAGGTTCCCGCGAAGCCTCCTCCACAAGGAAGCGCACAGAGAGCCGGGGCCCCTACTCAGGCTCGGCTACGAGGTCGCCTGCTACCTGCCGGGGAGCGCTGGCGAGTACGAGGCGTTGCTGGGCGGCGGGGAGACCGCAGTATCCCTGGAAAGGCTCAGGGACTACACCGTGAGGCTGTCCGTGGAGGGGCGCGGAGAGGCCCCGGCGGCCGTCGTCCACGAGGTCGGCGGCCGCGAAGTCGTCGTCGCGCTCGAGTACAAGCGGGTCGACGGAGGGCTAGCCCTGAGGGGGAGGCGCATGGAGCCCCGCGCTTTCCCCCGCGCCGTCGAGTCCGGCGAGCTCTTCCTGCTGAACCCGGCGTTCTACCTGAGCGAGGGCGGGGACGAGCTCGGGGTGGTTCGGCCGTGGAGGTCCCGGAGTGCGTAG
- a CDS encoding CPBP family intramembrane glutamic endopeptidase, with protein MGAWRRLAAFLAIAYALATAIDVAVYASGFRGALATVAWGAARMWSVALAVWLADRVNGTGWGVRGFLGSPSSALKLYLLSPLVAYAALGVYAVLATLLGLFDFDAYVELLAKALERSGAPSALAPALAVAGIASAYLAAVTVNAALALGEELGWRGYAYRLLGGEPGLKSTLVVGVAWALWHAPATILLGYNYPESRLLGLLPYSALLSAATYPLLLATTASGSVLPAASLHGAMNALWGLTVAASRLRGAEGELLLGMGVLGVAAWAIVAVALWAVAGRRRRAERLPEGAKPGEPGLAGGSVREDRGSR; from the coding sequence ATGGGCGCGTGGCGCCGCCTGGCGGCCTTCCTGGCCATCGCGTACGCGCTTGCAACGGCTATCGACGTAGCGGTGTATGCCTCGGGTTTTCGGGGGGCGCTGGCGACGGTTGCGTGGGGCGCGGCGAGGATGTGGAGCGTGGCCCTCGCGGTGTGGCTCGCCGACAGGGTTAACGGTACGGGGTGGGGGGTTAGGGGCTTCCTGGGCTCCCCCTCCTCGGCCTTGAAGCTCTACCTGCTCTCCCCCCTCGTGGCCTACGCTGCGCTCGGGGTTTACGCGGTGCTCGCAACCCTCCTGGGGCTCTTCGACTTCGACGCCTACGTGGAGCTGTTGGCCAAGGCCCTCGAGCGCTCCGGCGCTCCCTCGGCGCTCGCCCCCGCGCTCGCCGTTGCCGGCATAGCGTCCGCCTACCTGGCCGCGGTGACCGTGAACGCCGCGCTAGCCCTGGGCGAGGAGCTCGGCTGGAGGGGCTACGCGTACAGGTTGCTGGGCGGCGAGCCGGGGCTCAAGTCGACGCTCGTGGTCGGCGTTGCGTGGGCGTTGTGGCACGCGCCGGCGACGATCCTCCTCGGCTACAACTACCCCGAGTCCAGGCTCCTCGGGCTCCTGCCCTACTCCGCGCTTCTCTCCGCGGCCACCTACCCACTCCTCCTCGCGACCACGGCTTCCGGTAGCGTGTTGCCGGCGGCCTCGCTCCACGGGGCTATGAACGCGCTCTGGGGGTTGACGGTGGCGGCTTCGAGGCTCAGGGGCGCGGAGGGAGAGCTCCTCCTCGGCATGGGGGTCCTCGGTGTCGCGGCGTGGGCTATCGTCGCCGTAGCCCTATGGGCGGTGGCGGGGCGCAGGAGGCGCGCGGAGAGGTTGCCGGAGGGTGCCAAGCCCGGCGAGCCGGGCCTCGCGGGTGGGAGCGTCAGGGAGGACCGCGGGAGTCGTTGA
- the cas7a gene encoding type I-A CRISPR-associated protein Cas7/Csa2: MVYVRVTGRAIVNVHSANAEGAVGNYTGLSRVFVVKRRGSGYEVVEEPVISGNMVKHWHAVRMVEILKEVGGGKARLCDNCKRFIMYRSTMNFNDEFEYVKACAIEDVHGFLQPDAGVRRESLVKFSFMVPVEELDAGSTAVTHNRVFLDERGSVPREQQAMMVFKREHASGLYGFSAVMDLKYVGRPLADPDNANKVLPLDERRLRAKAALLAMADVLSGRFGAASARALPIVKVEELVCAVGRQPIPSLVHGFYSDYAEESYRLLRGFLSAGAAQDVKVFVYGRRVAEVFSGLSEVRRDAVKEVGSPVEAFVEAAKVAEEWLS; encoded by the coding sequence ATGGTGTACGTCAGGGTGACTGGTAGGGCTATAGTGAACGTGCACAGCGCGAACGCCGAGGGCGCCGTCGGGAACTACACGGGGCTCAGCAGGGTTTTCGTCGTCAAGAGAAGGGGCAGTGGCTACGAGGTCGTCGAGGAGCCCGTGATATCCGGGAACATGGTTAAGCACTGGCACGCCGTCAGGATGGTCGAGATACTCAAGGAGGTTGGAGGGGGGAAGGCGCGCCTCTGCGATAACTGCAAGAGGTTCATAATGTACAGGTCTACGATGAACTTCAACGACGAGTTCGAGTACGTGAAGGCCTGCGCGATCGAGGACGTGCACGGTTTCCTCCAGCCCGACGCGGGCGTTAGGAGGGAGAGCCTCGTCAAGTTCTCCTTCATGGTCCCAGTCGAGGAGCTGGACGCCGGCTCCACCGCCGTGACCCACAACAGGGTCTTCCTCGACGAGAGGGGCTCCGTGCCCAGGGAGCAGCAGGCGATGATGGTGTTCAAGAGGGAGCACGCCAGCGGCCTCTACGGCTTCTCCGCCGTCATGGACCTCAAGTACGTCGGCAGGCCCCTAGCAGACCCCGACAACGCCAACAAGGTCCTGCCGCTGGACGAGCGCAGGCTCAGAGCCAAGGCCGCGTTGCTCGCGATGGCCGACGTGCTCTCCGGGAGGTTCGGGGCTGCCAGCGCGAGGGCGCTGCCCATCGTGAAGGTAGAGGAGCTCGTATGCGCCGTCGGTAGGCAGCCGATACCGAGCCTGGTGCACGGCTTCTACAGCGACTACGCCGAGGAGAGCTACAGGCTACTCAGGGGCTTCCTCTCAGCGGGCGCCGCGCAGGACGTCAAGGTGTTCGTTTACGGCAGGAGGGTCGCGGAGGTGTTCTCGGGTCTCTCCGAGGTAAGGAGGGACGCGGTCAAGGAGGTTGGCTCGCCCGTCGAAGCCTTCGTGGAGGCCGCGAAGGTGGCGGAGGAGTGGCTGAGCTGA